A stretch of DNA from Opisthocomus hoazin isolate bOpiHoa1 chromosome 15, bOpiHoa1.hap1, whole genome shotgun sequence:
caacctccctgggcagcctgttccagtgctctgtcaccctcagagggaagaagttcttcctcatgttcagacggaacttcctctgcttcaatttgtgcccattgccccttgtcctgtcgctgggcaccactgaaaagagtctggccccgtcctcctgacccccacccttaagatatttatcggcatttctaaggtcccctctcagccttctcttcttcaggctgaacaagcccagctccctcagcctcttctcgtaggagagatgctccagtcccctcaccatcctcgtagccctgcgctggactgtctccagtagctcctcatcttgaactggggagcccagaactggacacagcactccagatggggcctcaccaggtcagagtagagggggaggagaacctgccttgacctgctggccacactcctctgaatgcatcccaggatcccattggccttcttggcagccagggcacactgctggctcatgggtaacttgtcatcccccaggacacccaggtccctctccacagagctactctccagcaggtctgccccttGCTGAAGGAGAGTCCCAGAAAGAGTAtcacccctcttttttttttttttttttttttttgcaggcctCTCAAAAGCTGGTGGCAGCCACAGGCCAGCAGTGCCTGCCTCTGTCCATAGATGTCAGGCAGCCCCAAACCATTGTGGCAGCGGTGGATGAGGCACTGAAAGAGTTCCAGCACATTGACATCCTCGTTAACAGTGAGCTGCTGgagtgggtggggggaaggcttgGTACAGACTCACTGCTAGGAAGGGCATTTTCCTGCGTGGGGGTTGTGTTTGCCTCGTGTCTGGCTTATGCTGCTTTGGcctgggagcatctggcagcccctGGGAGCGCAGAGGGGACGGGCTCGGAGGAAGCGAAGAATTGTTCTTAATGCGTGGCCATCCACTCATCCCTGCTCTCGCTGCACAGCACCCTCCTGCCCTCAGGCTGGCCATGCCACTGGGCACCCACAGCCACGAGCTGTTTATCCCCTTATCAGGGCTGTTTCCACGTGCTCTTCAGCCTACCCAGACAGTATCACTCACTGTCCCTCTTGCAGAAGTGCCCTGAACCTGCCTGACAGagtcattgaggttggaaaagacctctaagatcatccagtccaaccatcaagccagcaccaccatgcctgctaagccatgtccccaagtgctGCATCTACCTGTTTTCTGAACCccgccagggatggggactccacccctgccctgagcagcctggtccaatgcctgaccactctttcagtaaagaaatgtttcctaatatccaatctaaacctcccctggcgcaacttgaggccattgcctcttgtcctatcgccaGTTAactgggaaaagagaccagccCCCGCCtcgctacaccctcctttcaggtagttgtagagagcaataaggtccccccccagcctcctcttctccagagtaaacagccccagctccctcagccactcctcataagacttgttctccagacccttcaccagcctcattgcccttctgtggacatgctccagcccctcaatgtccttcatttactgaggggcccaaaacccaacacagcacttgaggtgcggcctcaccagtgcctagtccaggggcacaatcacctccctactcctgctggccacactattcctgacacaagccaggatgccattggccttcttggccacctgggcacactgctggctcacgttcagctggctgtcaaccagcaccccaaggtccttttcccctgggcagctgtccagATGCTCTTTCCCAAGCCTGATCTCTCCTGGCCCAGTCCTGGCTATGCCCCTGGCTGCTTGTTCTTCAGGTGCTGCGGGAAACTTTCTGTGCCCAGCCAGCGCCCTGTCCTTCAACGCCTTCAAGACTGTGATAGATATCGACACCATCGGCACCTTCAACACCTCCAAAGTCCTCTTTGAGAAATATTTCCGGGTAAGTGGAACCAGAGGCAGAGGACTTGGTGGAGGGGCTCCCGGTAGGCTGGGGTTTAGTGTCAAACAAACCACACTTTGCTCCTGAGAAATTCAGGGAagtgtggagggcagaagggagcACAGCACCCCCGTagccagggctgtgctgctgggcctcTGCCACCCACCCTGCTCAGATCCAGTCCGTTCCCTCCCAGGGATGGCAGCCCCTGTGCAGGAACTGGGAATCCTGCCTGTCTCTAGCCCTGGGGCTTTGACTTTTGTGGAACCTTTCCACGCTCTGCAACCTTCCTGGGAAGAAGCTGTGAACTGCTGCTTGTTTTCCAGCTCTTCTGCTTTCCCTTGGCCTTTGCTTGTCCGCTGCATCTCGGCCTCTCTGGAAGGGTGccgctggctgccccagctcagTGGGGGCGGGTGGGCAGTGCTGCCCCGGTGATGGGTTAGCAGTGCAGAGGTGGCGATGCCCACAGATGACTGTCCCTCCTAGCCCAGCTCTCTTGTCCCAGCACTCCCCTGCGTGACGCCCTGTGCCGCTCCCCCGCCTAATGCCACGTCTCCTTTCGTTCCCCAGGACCACGGTGGGGTCATCGTTAACATCACGGCAACCCTGAGCTACCGAGGGCAGGCCCTCCAGGTGCATGCTGGTACTGCTAAGGCTGCCATAGGTACCTAAACGCTCCTTGCTGGGGTCTGTGTGGGGCCAGTAAGGAAGCCAGTTCTTCCCAGACATTGGGATGGGAAGATGGCCGTGGGAGAGGCAAACATGAATCGGTGTGGTTACTACATGCTTGCATTTCGGCTGAGGCTCTTCTCTCCCCCAGGCTTGCTTTTCCAGGGCCTTTTACTCCTGGCCAGAGTCTCCTGTGACTTTTTGTCCCCCCTAGAAGTTACTGGAATGGCTCTGCTCTCAAGTTCTCATTCCCGTTGTAATCCCTTCCCAGATGCCATGACCCGTCACCTTGCTGTGGAGTGGGGACCCAACAACATCCGAGTGAACAGCTTGGCGCCGGGCCCCATTACAGGCACCGAGGGCTACCGGCGGCTGGGTAAGGCAGCCGGGGGCTCCTGTCTCTGCCTTGGTGGTGGCTTGCTTGGCATGTGTCTGGGAGGGGGCCGTGATGGGCCCCTCATGGGCTGTGGCCGTGCAGCTCGTGGAGCATGTGATGCAGCCGGGGGCACTGCTGTTGGGCCCGGCTGTCCTGGCACGTCTCTTTGGGGGAGCAACCCTTCCCACATCCTTGGTACCTTGCAGGGCACTGATTTTTCTGTCAAGTGGCAGCTTTTTGTCCTCTCTGACACCATGATGTAATTTGCTCCCACAAAGCTCAGCCTGACCAGCTGCCTTGCCTGATGGTGTAGCTCTTGCAGTTCATCGGCAGGGTGCCAGTTCAGCCCTGGAGGCTGGGAAAGCTCTTGGACATCCTGTCTTGAACTCACTGTTGCGGTACAAATCCCACTGCTGGGCTTGAACTCCCCTTGTTTAACTCTCTTCTCAGGCCGCTGTTCctgggctgtccccagggctgtgccaggaTCTCCTCTGGGTTCACTGGGACTCTCAGCAAGCCCCAGGCAAGCAGTGCTGCAGTGTCTGGCAGGCAGTGGTGGTGGGCAGGTGGTCCCATGCTCCTAGCTGACTTTTTCTTCTGCCACTTAGGTGGGAAATTTGCCGAGGAATCAAGCCAGTTCGACACGATCCCCCTCCACCGCGCAGGAAACAAGACGGAGATCGCCCACAGCACGCTGTACCTGGCGAGCCCCCTCTCCTCCTACGTGACGGGCACCACCCTGGTCGTGGATGGCGGGAGCTGGCTGACCTCTGCCAACAACTTCCCCGCCTTGCTGGGTATTGCTTCATCCTCTGCTAAACTCTAGGTGATGTGCATTTCCCCCTCCGTGGGATTAGAG
This window harbors:
- the DECR2 gene encoding peroxisomal 2,4-dienoyl-CoA reductase [(3E)-enoyl-CoA-producing] isoform X1, coding for MAEAAAAFRPPPDVDTDDCLREYRHLFSPDLLAGQVAFITGGGSGIGFRIAEIFMRHGCRTVIASRNLQRVSEASQKLVAATGQQCLPLSIDVRQPQTIVAAVDEALKEFQHIDILVNSAAGNFLCPASALSFNAFKTVIDIDTIGTFNTSKVLFEKYFRDHGGVIVNITATLSYRGQALQVHAGTAKAAIDAMTRHLAVEWGPNNIRVNSLAPGPITGTEGYRRLGGKFAEESSQFDTIPLHRAGNKTEIAHSTLYLASPLSSYVTGTTLVVDGGSWLTSANNFPALLGIASSSAKL
- the DECR2 gene encoding peroxisomal 2,4-dienoyl-CoA reductase [(3E)-enoyl-CoA-producing] isoform X2, which translates into the protein MAEAAAAFRPPPDVDTDDCLREYRHLFSPDLLAGQVAFITGGGSGIGFRIAEIFMRHGCRTVIASRNLQRVSEASQKLVAATGQQCLPLSIDVRQPQTIVAAVDEALKEFQHIDILVNSAAGNFLCPASALSFNAFKTVIDIDTIGTFNTSKVLFEKYFRDHGGVIVNITATLSYRGQALQVHAGTAKAAIDAMTRHLAVEWGPNNIRVNSLAPGPITGTEGYRRLGGKFAEESSQFDTIPLHRAGNKTEIAHSTLYLASPLSSYVTGTTLVVDGGSWLTSANNFPALLDFWAAGANKNQ